In Thermomicrobiales bacterium, one genomic interval encodes:
- the hisZ gene encoding ATP phosphoribosyltransferase regulatory subunit, translating into MSESRTTLAPDRESGGRASRGARPIERVRGTHDLLPDDRSVIEALRGSLVANAGRYGYREVETPVVEATELFLRKSGGERVAQLYAFNHRGRDLALRPEFTASVVRLYVERLQSEPLPVRLAYSGPVFRYEKPQAGRSRQFTEYGCELIGAAGPLADTEIINLAIDGLRRAGVERMRLVLGHIGVVVGYLSALQIDQRAQDWLTWSMERLRKGDDSAHELPPHLARYERVEADAALVDDGLDGLSEQALVSVLRQAGISFDGGIRDPEDIARGLMRKRRRHHDVAVLREAADFVTALTRLSGPPSEVLEPLHELVRGHGLSADPLAELEQIIALLEANGFSRDDITIDLGMGRGLHYYTGMLFEIYGEDGRGPQLCGGGRYDDLAQVLGARNAVPACGFSYGLERVLTSAGAVAVGRPSPTVVVVPGDDPGAGMRLADAFRAAGWMALLDLRGRNVAATRRAAERQGATIVASLVDGRIEITTLVDGSTMMVDAVPPPTEEDAG; encoded by the coding sequence GTGAGTGAATCGAGAACGACGCTGGCACCTGATCGCGAAAGTGGTGGGCGGGCGAGTCGCGGCGCGCGTCCAATCGAGCGCGTGCGGGGCACGCACGACCTGCTGCCCGACGATCGATCTGTTATCGAAGCGCTGCGCGGCTCGCTCGTTGCCAACGCCGGACGGTACGGCTATCGCGAGGTGGAAACGCCGGTCGTTGAAGCGACCGAGCTGTTCTTGCGGAAGTCCGGCGGTGAGCGGGTGGCGCAACTGTATGCCTTCAATCATCGTGGACGCGATCTGGCGCTGCGACCCGAGTTCACCGCATCTGTCGTGCGGCTGTATGTCGAACGGTTGCAGTCGGAGCCGTTGCCGGTGCGGCTCGCTTACTCAGGGCCGGTCTTTCGCTACGAAAAGCCGCAAGCTGGTCGGTCGCGGCAGTTCACCGAGTACGGTTGCGAACTGATCGGTGCGGCTGGGCCGCTGGCTGATACCGAGATCATCAACCTGGCGATCGATGGTCTGCGCCGCGCTGGTGTCGAACGGATGCGGCTGGTGCTCGGGCACATCGGCGTCGTTGTTGGCTATCTGAGCGCGCTACAGATTGATCAGCGGGCGCAGGACTGGCTGACCTGGAGCATGGAACGACTGCGCAAGGGGGATGATTCGGCCCACGAGCTGCCCCCGCATCTGGCGCGCTATGAACGCGTCGAAGCGGACGCGGCGCTGGTCGATGATGGTCTGGACGGACTGAGTGAGCAGGCTCTGGTCAGCGTGTTACGTCAAGCAGGCATCAGCTTCGATGGCGGCATCCGTGATCCGGAGGACATCGCGCGCGGATTGATGCGGAAGCGGCGACGGCACCACGATGTTGCCGTGCTGCGCGAGGCTGCCGACTTCGTCACGGCGTTGACGCGGCTGTCGGGCCCGCCAAGCGAGGTGCTGGAGCCGTTGCACGAGCTGGTTCGCGGGCACGGGCTGTCGGCTGACCCCCTCGCCGAGCTGGAACAGATCATTGCGCTGCTGGAAGCAAATGGGTTCAGCCGCGACGATATCACGATCGATCTGGGCATGGGGCGTGGCCTGCACTACTACACCGGCATGCTATTCGAGATATATGGCGAGGACGGCCGGGGCCCTCAGCTATGTGGCGGCGGACGATACGACGACCTCGCTCAGGTGCTTGGCGCACGCAACGCTGTGCCGGCCTGTGGGTTCTCGTACGGACTGGAACGGGTGCTGACGTCTGCCGGGGCGGTTGCTGTCGGGCGTCCGAGTCCGACCGTTGTCGTCGTTCCGGGTGATGATCCTGGCGCGGGGATGCGGCTGGCGGATGCATTCCGCGCGGCGGGATGGATGGCGCTGCTCGATCTCCGTGGTCGGAATGTTGCTGCGACGCGCCGCGCTGCCGAGCGCCAGGGCGCGACGATCGTTGCCAGCCTCGTTGACGGACGAATCGAGATAACGACACTTGTTGATGGATCGACAATGATGGTCGATGCCGTCCCGCCCCCGACTGAGGAGGACGCCGGATGA
- the hisG gene encoding ATP phosphoribosyltransferase — MTGDALRIALSSKGAYETSTADFLAKAGLGYWRPNPRQYVGRMPTVPEAEVLFQRPEDIVHKVADGSADIGITGYDLVAEHAAEHPDVHVIVPDLGFRRCQVVLAVPESWLDITTIDDLAELSIDLKRQGQPLRVATKFTNLVSDHLYRNGVNYFSLIDAHGALEAAPALGYADLIADLTETGVTLRDNHLRVLEGGVVLRAQACLIGNARTLGTGRRMHQARVVIELIEAKLRSRTFRIVTANIAGASPEEVAAQVISNVDLAGETGPTVSPVFPKVVQVGAEHWFSVSVIVPDDCMLATVDHLRFSGARGITVGTPDYMFDTDSNAFVELAEAVEQRGNEAYRPW, encoded by the coding sequence ATGACGGGTGACGCGCTGCGGATTGCGCTGTCCAGCAAGGGAGCCTACGAGACATCGACAGCGGACTTCCTGGCGAAGGCGGGGCTTGGCTACTGGCGGCCGAACCCACGGCAGTACGTCGGTCGGATGCCGACTGTGCCCGAGGCTGAGGTGCTGTTTCAGCGACCGGAGGACATCGTCCATAAGGTGGCGGACGGCAGCGCCGACATTGGCATCACCGGCTACGACCTCGTCGCCGAGCACGCGGCGGAGCATCCTGACGTCCACGTCATCGTGCCGGATCTGGGTTTCCGCCGCTGTCAGGTTGTGCTGGCGGTGCCGGAATCGTGGCTCGACATTACGACAATCGACGATCTCGCCGAACTCTCGATCGATTTGAAGCGCCAGGGACAGCCGTTGCGGGTCGCGACGAAGTTCACGAACCTGGTCAGTGATCACCTCTATCGCAACGGGGTGAACTACTTCAGCCTGATCGACGCGCACGGCGCGTTGGAGGCTGCACCGGCCCTGGGCTACGCCGACTTGATCGCCGATCTGACCGAGACTGGTGTGACGCTGCGCGACAATCATCTGCGGGTGCTGGAGGGTGGCGTTGTTCTGCGGGCGCAGGCGTGCCTGATCGGGAACGCGCGAACGTTGGGCACTGGGCGGCGGATGCACCAGGCACGCGTCGTCATCGAGCTGATTGAGGCGAAGCTGCGCTCACGGACGTTCAGGATTGTTACCGCGAATATCGCCGGTGCATCGCCGGAAGAGGTGGCGGCGCAGGTCATCAGCAACGTCGACCTGGCAGGTGAGACCGGACCGACGGTGTCGCCGGTCTTTCCGAAGGTCGTGCAGGTCGGCGCGGAGCACTGGTTCTCGGTGAGCGTGATCGTGCCGGACGACTGCATGCTGGCAACGGTCGATCATCTGCGCTTCTCCGGTGCGCGTGGCATTACGGTGGGCACGCCGGACTACATGTTTGATACGGACTCGAACGCCTTCGTCGAGCTGGCGGAGGCGGTGGAGCAGCGAGGGAATGAGGCGTACCGCCCATGGTAG